The following coding sequences lie in one Nocardioides sambongensis genomic window:
- a CDS encoding LOG family protein, translating into MLRTRGRVVVIESLTELDRRLALGARRLTGWRLTGLDLSGHGEALRVCDTSRSTFVGCSFAPGQAEDLAAHGALVLPGVGAVPVDPHRRTLYTADELYDTADYARSLDARAYAWLQTEHGAEAALARVLHDRAVDDALGTWRTGRSLVGVMGGHAARRGEPDYRDAARLGRLLAQDHVVATGGGPGAMEAANLGARLAGESAETVSDAVTELAAVPSFRPSVEAWVAVARRVAGVVPEPGVSLGVPTWHYGHEPPNVFATAIAKYFRNALREAILLEVCDAGIVFLPGAGGTVQEIFQDACENYYAEPHSVAPMVLVGREYWTHTLPAWPLLRALARGRPMEPHVHLVDSVDAAADLLHR; encoded by the coding sequence GTGCTGCGCACCCGTGGACGTGTCGTCGTGATCGAGAGCCTCACCGAGCTGGACCGCCGACTGGCGCTGGGCGCGCGCCGCCTGACCGGGTGGCGGTTGACCGGCCTCGACCTCAGCGGGCACGGCGAGGCGCTGCGGGTCTGCGACACCTCACGGTCGACCTTCGTCGGCTGCTCCTTCGCTCCCGGCCAGGCCGAGGACCTCGCCGCCCACGGAGCCCTGGTCCTCCCGGGCGTGGGAGCGGTCCCGGTCGATCCGCACCGCCGGACGCTCTACACCGCCGACGAGCTCTACGACACCGCGGACTACGCCCGCTCCCTCGACGCCCGTGCCTACGCGTGGTTGCAGACCGAGCACGGCGCAGAAGCCGCGCTGGCACGGGTGCTGCACGACCGGGCGGTCGACGACGCGCTGGGCACCTGGCGCACCGGACGCAGCCTGGTCGGCGTGATGGGCGGGCACGCCGCCCGGCGGGGAGAGCCGGACTACCGTGATGCCGCGCGGCTCGGTCGGTTGCTGGCGCAGGACCACGTGGTGGCCACCGGGGGCGGCCCCGGGGCGATGGAGGCCGCCAACCTCGGTGCGCGGCTGGCCGGAGAGTCGGCGGAGACGGTGAGCGACGCGGTGACCGAGCTGGCCGCGGTGCCCTCGTTCCGGCCGTCGGTGGAGGCGTGGGTCGCGGTGGCGCGGCGGGTGGCGGGCGTCGTACCGGAGCCGGGGGTGAGCCTGGGGGTGCCGACCTGGCACTACGGCCACGAGCCGCCGAACGTCTTCGCGACCGCGATCGCGAAGTACTTCCGCAACGCGCTGCGCGAGGCGATCCTGCTGGAGGTCTGCGATGCCGGGATCGTCTTCCTCCCCGGCGCCGGCGGCACCGTGCAGGAGATCTTCCAGGACGCCTGCGAGAACTACTACGCGGAGCCGCACTCGGTCGCGCCGATGGTGCTGGTCGGCCGGGAGTACTGGACGCACACGCTGCCGGCCTGGCCGCTGCTCCGGGCCCTCGCCCGCGGCCGGCCGATGGAGCCGCACGTCCACCTGGTCGACTCCGTCGATGCGGCCGCCGACCTCCTCCACCGTTGA
- a CDS encoding NUDIX hydrolase produces MPDLPRIITVEDGVARIVWSADLPSRWQQEIAGVRSLVEEALRAHHRVEAKVDVEDADGQRLATWSGLRREGVERGRTGDRVVYARLADDPPLDQPGGFRALLNSFLPRKRAIGQMLIRDADATEPRVLLCQLTYKSDWDLPGGVVEVNESPRLAVTREIEEELGLTVPAGPLLLTDWLPPWGGWDDAVGLVFDGGVLPGSTLDRAVLEPREIRAVAFCTAAEVEARAADFTARRVAAALAALDGGPRYTESGR; encoded by the coding sequence GTGCCCGACCTCCCTCGCATCATCACGGTCGAGGACGGAGTGGCCCGGATCGTCTGGTCCGCCGACCTGCCGTCCCGCTGGCAGCAGGAGATCGCCGGCGTCCGCTCGCTGGTCGAGGAGGCCCTGCGCGCGCACCACCGGGTCGAGGCGAAGGTGGACGTCGAGGACGCCGACGGCCAGCGGCTGGCCACCTGGTCCGGCCTGCGCCGCGAGGGCGTCGAGCGTGGTCGGACGGGCGACCGGGTGGTCTACGCACGACTGGCCGACGACCCGCCCCTCGACCAGCCCGGCGGGTTCCGGGCGTTGCTCAACTCCTTCCTGCCGCGCAAGCGCGCGATCGGTCAGATGCTGATCCGCGACGCCGACGCCACCGAGCCGCGGGTCCTGCTGTGCCAGCTCACCTACAAGTCGGACTGGGACCTGCCCGGCGGCGTGGTGGAGGTCAACGAGTCACCGCGTCTCGCAGTGACCCGGGAGATCGAGGAGGAGCTCGGCCTCACCGTCCCGGCGGGCCCCCTGCTGCTCACCGACTGGCTGCCGCCGTGGGGCGGCTGGGACGACGCCGTCGGCCTGGTCTTCGACGGCGGGGTGCTCCCCGGGTCCACCCTGGACCGCGCGGTGCTCGAGCCCCGCGAGATCCGCGCGGTCGCCTTCTGCACGGCGGCCGAGGTCGAGGCCCGCGCCGCCGACTTCACCGCGCGTCGGGTGGCGGCCGCCCTGGCCGCCCTGGACGGTGGTCCGCGCTACACCGAGTCCGGGCGCTGA
- a CDS encoding glycosyltransferase family 4 protein, with translation MSGPTTSVLRPAVPTATTRRPPRVGRAGSRLRVLVVTESFLPQVNGVTNSVRRVLDHLAAAGHAAELVAPTGPGSYAGFPVTRARGTSLPFYRDFRLGLETRRRLRAVMLRFRPDVVHLASPATLGYQAARAAAELGLPTVAIYQTDLIGFAERYDLPAGVRAMGALTRTIHLQVDRTLAPSTASIEQLRGLGVPAVHRWGRGVDLEAFHPRHRDPRLRAELLGEGAADRLLVGYVGRLAAEKELDLLAPLARDPRYRLVLVGAGPEEEHLRRVLGPEARFLGLCHGDRLSRAYASLDLFVHTGRHETFCQSAQEALASGVPVVAPAAGGPVDVVADGATGLLYRPGDQADLLRCVDRLAADPSRRGRMGAAAVRSVQERSWAAITEQLLGHYRAVVTERVRHLAG, from the coding sequence ATGAGCGGTCCCACGACCTCCGTGCTCCGACCCGCCGTGCCCACCGCAACGACCCGGCGCCCACCCCGCGTCGGGCGTGCCGGGTCGCGCCTGCGCGTGCTGGTGGTCACCGAGTCGTTCCTGCCGCAGGTCAACGGCGTCACCAACTCGGTACGGCGCGTGCTGGACCACCTGGCCGCCGCCGGGCACGCCGCGGAGCTGGTCGCGCCCACCGGCCCCGGCAGCTACGCCGGCTTCCCGGTGACCCGGGCCCGCGGCACCAGCCTGCCCTTCTACCGCGACTTCCGGCTCGGCCTGGAGACCCGTCGTCGGCTCCGGGCGGTGATGCTCCGCTTCCGGCCCGACGTGGTCCACCTCGCCTCGCCCGCGACGCTCGGCTACCAGGCGGCCCGTGCCGCCGCGGAGCTCGGCCTGCCCACCGTGGCGATCTACCAGACCGACCTGATCGGCTTCGCCGAGCGCTACGACCTCCCCGCCGGTGTCCGTGCGATGGGGGCGCTGACCCGAACCATCCACCTCCAGGTGGACCGCACGCTGGCGCCGTCGACGGCGAGCATCGAGCAGCTGCGCGGACTCGGCGTACCGGCGGTGCACCGGTGGGGCCGGGGGGTCGACCTGGAGGCGTTCCACCCGCGTCACCGGGACCCTCGGCTGCGGGCCGAGCTGCTCGGGGAGGGCGCGGCGGATCGCCTGCTGGTCGGCTACGTCGGCCGTCTCGCCGCGGAGAAGGAGCTCGACCTGCTCGCTCCGCTGGCGCGCGACCCGCGCTACCGGCTGGTGCTGGTCGGGGCCGGCCCCGAGGAGGAGCACCTGCGCCGGGTGCTCGGGCCCGAGGCTCGCTTCCTCGGACTGTGCCACGGGGACCGGCTCAGTCGCGCCTACGCCTCCCTCGACCTGTTCGTCCACACCGGCCGTCACGAGACGTTCTGCCAGTCGGCGCAGGAGGCGCTCGCCTCCGGGGTGCCGGTGGTGGCGCCGGCCGCCGGAGGTCCGGTGGACGTGGTCGCCGACGGGGCCACCGGTCTGCTCTACCGGCCCGGGGACCAGGCAGACCTTCTGCGCTGCGTGGACCGCCTGGCCGCCGACCCGTCCCGGCGCGGCCGGATGGGTGCCGCGGCGGTCCGCAGCGTCCAGGAGCGCTCCTGGGCCGCGATCACCGAACAGCTCCTCGGCCACTACCGGGCGGTGGTCACCGAGCGGGTCCGTCACCTCGCAGGTTGA
- a CDS encoding PH domain-containing protein: MVDEVQHHWFAYVRPLCEATAALLLLVAATFVPVGGAWLFLILAFALMVHSAWLAVREHRDRFVITNMRVFRVHGVLAQHLATMPLTRILDISVKKPLHGRILGFGHFCFESAAQDQGLRDIRFVGRPDERDLAIQRVVQRSGLRGPRVPN; the protein is encoded by the coding sequence GTGGTCGACGAGGTCCAGCACCACTGGTTCGCCTACGTCCGGCCCCTGTGCGAGGCGACGGCGGCCCTGCTGCTGCTGGTGGCGGCCACGTTCGTCCCGGTCGGCGGCGCCTGGCTCTTCCTGATCCTGGCCTTCGCGCTGATGGTCCACTCGGCCTGGCTCGCGGTGCGCGAGCACCGAGACCGGTTCGTCATCACCAACATGCGGGTGTTCCGCGTGCACGGCGTGCTCGCCCAGCACCTGGCGACCATGCCGCTGACCAGGATCCTGGACATCTCGGTGAAGAAGCCGCTGCACGGGCGGATCCTCGGGTTCGGACACTTCTGCTTCGAATCGGCCGCCCAGGACCAGGGGCTGCGCGACATCCGGTTCGTCGGGCGGCCCGACGAGCGGGACCTGGCCATCCAGCGAGTGGTGCAGCGCTCCGGCCTGCGCGGGCCGCGCGTTCCCAACTGA
- a CDS encoding molybdopterin molybdotransferase MoeA: protein MASTPALIPVDVHAALVAGLLPDPASLLVEPLAADWTETVRRDDALGRVVAAPVVSPEDLPVFDNSAMDGYAVRAAEIAAADDHTPVTLPVSADIPAGAARGTLAPGSAARIMTGAPVPAGADAVVEVEVTDAGTDTVRIRAAREPGSFIRPAGSDLAAGAEVLDVGTPIGAAQVGALAALGIDRVTVRRRPRVLVCSTGSELHDDPAPGSGKIRDSNSPMLAAAVEQAGCEVVRRRWVADDVPEFLGLVDDTLAAERIDLVITSGGVSAGAYEVVKDALASRGVEFTKVAMQPGMPQGAGSYAGVPVICLPGNPVSTLTSFEVFLRPALRRIAGLPFAERRRVTARLGEDLTSPAGKRQLRRGRLDRDSGVVRPWGPAGSGFLTWFAGADCLIDLPEDLVSVSAGDQVEVWDLWT from the coding sequence GTGGCTTCCACCCCTGCGCTGATCCCGGTCGACGTCCATGCGGCCCTGGTGGCCGGTCTGCTGCCCGACCCCGCGTCCCTGCTCGTCGAGCCGCTGGCCGCCGACTGGACCGAGACGGTCCGCCGCGACGACGCGCTGGGTCGAGTGGTGGCCGCCCCGGTCGTCTCGCCCGAGGACCTGCCGGTGTTCGACAACTCCGCGATGGACGGCTACGCCGTGCGCGCCGCCGAGATCGCCGCCGCCGACGACCACACCCCGGTCACCCTGCCGGTGTCGGCGGACATCCCGGCCGGCGCCGCCCGGGGCACCCTGGCACCGGGCTCCGCGGCGCGGATCATGACCGGCGCGCCCGTCCCGGCCGGCGCCGACGCGGTGGTGGAGGTGGAGGTCACCGACGCCGGCACCGACACGGTGCGGATCCGGGCCGCCCGGGAGCCCGGCAGCTTCATCCGCCCGGCCGGCTCCGACCTCGCGGCCGGCGCCGAGGTGCTGGACGTCGGCACGCCGATCGGCGCCGCCCAGGTCGGCGCGCTGGCCGCGCTGGGGATCGACCGGGTCACGGTCCGCCGCCGGCCCCGCGTCCTGGTCTGCTCGACCGGCTCGGAGCTCCACGACGACCCTGCGCCCGGGTCGGGCAAGATCCGCGACTCGAACTCGCCGATGCTCGCCGCGGCCGTCGAGCAGGCCGGCTGCGAGGTGGTACGACGCCGCTGGGTCGCCGACGACGTCCCCGAGTTCCTCGGCCTGGTCGACGACACCCTCGCCGCCGAGCGGATCGACCTGGTGATCACCTCCGGCGGGGTCAGCGCCGGCGCCTACGAGGTGGTCAAGGACGCCCTCGCCTCGCGCGGGGTGGAGTTCACCAAGGTGGCGATGCAGCCCGGGATGCCGCAGGGGGCCGGCAGCTATGCGGGCGTGCCGGTGATCTGCCTGCCGGGCAACCCGGTCAGCACGCTGACCTCCTTCGAGGTGTTCCTGCGGCCGGCGCTGCGCCGGATCGCCGGCCTCCCGTTCGCCGAGCGCCGCCGGGTGACCGCGCGACTCGGCGAGGACCTGACCTCGCCGGCCGGCAAGCGGCAGCTGCGCCGCGGCCGGCTGGACCGGGACTCCGGCGTGGTGCGGCCCTGGGGCCCCGCCGGGTCCGGGTTCCTCACCTGGTTCGCCGGTGCGGACTGCCTGATCGACCTGCCCGAGGACCTGGTCTCCGTCTCGGCCGGGGACCAGGTCGAGGTGTGGGACCTGTGGACCTGA
- a CDS encoding EI24 domain-containing protein, with protein MSATRASATLRRGPLGGAGYLGRGFALWRHRPGLMLLGMVPALLVAQLMAVLLVGLVLVADDVVAWATPFADGWDDTVRDLVRLALYLLVLAGSGFLVMITFTGLTLAVGDPFYERIWAEVERMLGGDAPTHGVGWWRGIKDGGVLIGFGFLTAGFVFLVGLLPVVGSIVGAVLGLVMAGRLLAGELISRPLEARGMDRAAQAALLRGHRGAVLGFGVAVQACFLVPLGGVLVMPAAVAGATMLARDVLDAQPR; from the coding sequence ATGTCCGCGACCCGCGCGTCGGCCACGCTCCGACGCGGTCCGCTCGGCGGTGCCGGGTATCTGGGCCGCGGCTTCGCGCTCTGGCGGCACCGACCGGGCCTGATGCTGCTGGGCATGGTGCCCGCGCTGCTGGTGGCCCAGCTGATGGCGGTGCTCCTGGTCGGGCTGGTCCTGGTCGCCGACGACGTGGTCGCGTGGGCCACGCCGTTCGCCGACGGGTGGGACGACACGGTGCGCGACCTGGTCCGGTTGGCGCTCTACCTGCTGGTGCTCGCCGGGAGCGGCTTCCTGGTGATGATCACCTTCACCGGCCTCACCCTGGCGGTCGGGGACCCGTTCTACGAACGGATCTGGGCCGAGGTGGAGCGGATGCTCGGCGGCGACGCCCCGACCCACGGGGTCGGCTGGTGGCGCGGCATCAAGGACGGCGGCGTGCTCATCGGCTTCGGCTTCCTGACCGCCGGGTTCGTCTTCCTGGTGGGCCTCCTCCCGGTGGTGGGATCGATCGTCGGTGCGGTGCTCGGCCTGGTCATGGCGGGCCGGCTCCTCGCCGGTGAACTGATCTCGCGGCCGCTGGAGGCGCGCGGGATGGATCGTGCGGCCCAGGCGGCGCTGCTGCGCGGGCACCGCGGCGCCGTGCTCGGCTTCGGGGTGGCGGTCCAGGCCTGCTTCCTGGTCCCGCTGGGCGGCGTGCTGGTGATGCCGGCGGCCGTCGCCGGAGCCACCATGCTGGCTCGGGACGTGCTGGACGCGCAGCCCCGCTGA
- a CDS encoding co-chaperone YbbN produces MTQQPFSRPGAIDLSSLQRPATPPPSGAAAPAGSDAAAGATGGATSAYAVSVTEANFQTVLESSMTAPVVLVFTSPSQSPESVRFAEDVATVAAEHEGRFLAATIDVDVSPQIAQAMQIQQVPLMLVLLDGRPATQPIPGAAPIDDLRAMFTQLAQQLTAQGFAGRHQPQSTVPAGDEGEDEQAVDPRYAPAQDALAAGDIDGAVGEYQKLVEANPADHEAAAGLAMAKVLQRTQGVDLHAARAAAAADPDDLDAQIMVADLDLLGGHVEDSFARLVEAVRRSVDKDRDRAREHLIGLFAAVGNDDARVLKARQALASALY; encoded by the coding sequence ATGACGCAGCAGCCGTTCTCCCGCCCGGGTGCGATCGACCTGTCCTCGCTCCAGCGGCCCGCGACACCCCCGCCCTCGGGCGCCGCGGCACCTGCCGGATCCGATGCCGCCGCCGGCGCCACCGGCGGGGCGACCTCGGCCTACGCCGTGAGCGTCACCGAGGCGAACTTCCAGACGGTCCTGGAGTCGTCGATGACCGCGCCGGTGGTGCTGGTCTTCACCTCACCGTCGCAGTCGCCGGAGAGCGTCCGCTTCGCCGAGGACGTGGCCACCGTCGCCGCCGAGCACGAGGGCCGCTTCCTGGCCGCCACCATCGACGTCGACGTCTCGCCCCAGATCGCTCAGGCGATGCAGATCCAGCAGGTCCCGCTGATGCTGGTGCTCCTCGACGGCCGTCCGGCCACGCAGCCGATCCCCGGCGCCGCCCCGATCGACGACCTGCGCGCGATGTTCACCCAGCTCGCGCAGCAGCTGACGGCGCAGGGCTTCGCCGGCCGTCACCAGCCCCAGTCGACGGTGCCCGCCGGGGACGAGGGTGAGGACGAGCAGGCCGTCGACCCGCGCTACGCGCCGGCCCAGGACGCCCTGGCCGCGGGCGACATCGACGGCGCGGTGGGGGAGTACCAGAAGCTGGTCGAGGCCAACCCCGCCGACCACGAGGCCGCGGCCGGACTCGCCATGGCCAAGGTGCTGCAGCGCACGCAGGGCGTGGACCTCCACGCGGCGCGGGCGGCCGCGGCCGCGGACCCGGACGACCTGGACGCGCAGATCATGGTCGCCGACCTGGACCTGCTGGGCGGCCACGTCGAGGACTCGTTCGCACGTCTGGTGGAGGCGGTGCGTCGTAGCGTCGACAAGGACCGGGACCGGGCCCGGGAGCACCTGATCGGGCTGTTCGCCGCTGTCGGCAACGACGACGCCCGCGTCCTCAAGGCACGTCAGGCGTTGGCCTCGGCGCTGTACTGA
- a CDS encoding LysR family transcriptional regulator yields MIDLDALAALRAVADEGSVNAAARATGFTPSAVSQQIKRLERQTGVPLLERVGRGVMLTGHGVHLVAAGARVLADLEELEAGLQRRAGVVAGRFRLAAFSTAIRGVVAPVVSALRDAHPDLSLFLTEREPWDTIDLVASGQVELGIVHRWGGVPLDVPDHLVATPLAQDIADLIVPVDHPLAARASVTPHDLLEVPWIATPPDTICRQWLHRMYDGTGRPPRVAHESGEFESHLAMVAAGLGVALVPRLGRAALGDRLVAVPVTEPVPTRLVDALHRRTMSESPAVVAVLDAFGATPGG; encoded by the coding sequence ATGATCGACCTGGATGCCCTGGCTGCCCTCCGCGCTGTCGCCGACGAGGGGTCGGTCAACGCCGCGGCCCGGGCCACCGGGTTCACACCGAGCGCCGTGTCCCAGCAGATCAAGCGGCTCGAGCGGCAGACCGGGGTCCCCCTCCTGGAGCGGGTCGGGCGCGGCGTGATGCTCACCGGTCACGGCGTCCACCTCGTCGCCGCCGGCGCCCGGGTGTTGGCCGACCTGGAGGAGCTGGAGGCGGGGCTCCAGCGCCGGGCCGGTGTCGTCGCCGGACGGTTCCGACTGGCGGCGTTCTCCACCGCCATCCGTGGCGTGGTCGCACCGGTCGTCTCGGCGCTGCGCGACGCGCACCCGGACCTCAGCCTCTTCCTCACCGAGCGTGAGCCGTGGGACACCATCGACCTGGTCGCCTCCGGCCAGGTCGAGCTGGGCATCGTCCACCGCTGGGGCGGCGTCCCGTTGGACGTCCCGGACCACCTGGTGGCCACGCCGCTGGCCCAGGACATCGCCGACCTGATCGTCCCGGTCGACCATCCCCTGGCCGCCCGCGCCTCGGTCACTCCGCACGACCTGCTCGAGGTGCCGTGGATCGCGACGCCCCCCGACACCATCTGCCGCCAGTGGCTGCACCGGATGTACGACGGGACCGGCCGGCCGCCCCGCGTCGCGCACGAGTCCGGCGAGTTCGAGTCGCACCTGGCCATGGTGGCCGCGGGCCTCGGGGTCGCACTCGTCCCCCGGTTGGGCCGGGCCGCACTGGGCGACCGGCTGGTCGCCGTACCGGTGACGGAGCCGGTGCCGACCCGTCTGGTGGACGCGTTGCACCGGCGCACCATGAGCGAGTCGCCGGCGGTGGTCGCCGTGCTGGACGCCTTCGGGGCGACTCCCGGCGGGTGA
- a CDS encoding electron transfer flavoprotein subunit beta/FixA family protein, which produces MNIVVCVKYVPDATADRRFESDNTVDREGVDGLLSELDEYAVEQALQMKEKRADEEVTVTAVTIGPEKAVDAVRKALQMGADAGVHVSDEAIAGSDAIATSLVLAKAIEKIGQPDVVMCGMASTDAGMSVVPAMLAERLGLPQVTMAAVVESQGDQVRIKRDGDTATEVIGGRMPMVLSVTDQSGEARYPSFKGIMAAKKKPLETYSLGDLGVDAGQVGQDAAWTAVEETAARPPRTAGEIVKDEDGSGAGALVEFLASKKFI; this is translated from the coding sequence ATGAACATTGTCGTCTGTGTGAAGTACGTGCCCGACGCCACCGCCGACCGGCGGTTCGAGTCGGACAACACTGTTGATCGTGAAGGCGTCGACGGTCTGCTGTCGGAGCTCGACGAGTACGCCGTCGAGCAGGCGCTCCAGATGAAGGAGAAGCGCGCCGACGAGGAGGTCACCGTGACCGCGGTGACGATCGGCCCCGAGAAGGCCGTCGACGCGGTCCGCAAGGCGCTGCAGATGGGTGCCGACGCCGGCGTCCACGTCTCGGACGAGGCCATCGCGGGCTCCGACGCCATCGCCACCTCGCTGGTGCTGGCCAAGGCGATCGAGAAGATCGGCCAGCCCGACGTGGTGATGTGCGGCATGGCCTCGACCGATGCCGGGATGAGCGTGGTCCCGGCCATGCTGGCCGAGCGCCTGGGCCTGCCGCAGGTGACCATGGCCGCGGTCGTGGAGTCGCAGGGCGACCAGGTCCGGATCAAGCGCGACGGTGACACCGCGACCGAGGTGATCGGTGGCCGGATGCCGATGGTGCTCTCGGTCACCGACCAGTCCGGTGAGGCGCGCTACCCCTCCTTCAAGGGCATCATGGCCGCGAAGAAGAAGCCGCTGGAGACCTACTCGCTGGGCGACCTCGGTGTCGACGCGGGCCAGGTCGGCCAGGACGCGGCGTGGACCGCCGTGGAGGAGACCGCCGCTCGTCCGCCGCGGACCGCCGGTGAGATCGTGAAGGACGAGGACGGCTCGGGCGCGGGCGCGCTGGTCGAGTTCCTCGCCTCGAAGAAGTTCATCTGA
- a CDS encoding M1 family metallopeptidase yields the protein MAVAALRERIGRAPMRTLLRRWVAERADGNGRVGDFTRLAEEVYGKDLDGFFDAWLRDRKAPAPTRANGLR from the coding sequence ATGGCGGTCGCCGCTCTCCGGGAGCGGATCGGGCGCGCGCCGATGCGCACCCTGCTGCGCCGCTGGGTGGCCGAGCGGGCCGACGGCAACGGCCGGGTCGGCGACTTCACCCGGCTCGCCGAGGAGGTGTATGGCAAGGACCTGGACGGGTTCTTCGACGCCTGGCTGCGCGACCGGAAGGCGCCGGCGCCCACCCGGGCCAACGGCCTGCGCTGA
- a CDS encoding electron transfer flavoprotein subunit alpha/FixB family protein has protein sequence MSEVLVLVDHVDGAVRKPSYELLAIAKRLGEPSAVFIGGADKASAAAEALKGYGAEKVYVVDDTEIKGYLVAPKAEVLQQIAEKASPSAILIPSSAEGKEIAARLAIKLSSGLITDAVDVVAGADGGAVTTQSVFAGNFTVTAKVTQGIPIITVKPNAASPEEGAGAGAVEEFAATVSDAAKGAQIVAAQPRQSTGRPELTEAAIVVSGGRGTGGDFEAVEGLADALGAAVGASRAAVDSGWKPHTFQVGQTGKVVSPQLYVANGISGAIQHRAGMQTSKTIVAVNKDEEAPIFELVDFGVVGDLHTVLPAVTAEVEKRKG, from the coding sequence ATGTCTGAAGTTCTGGTTCTCGTCGACCACGTCGACGGTGCGGTCCGCAAGCCCTCCTACGAGCTGCTGGCCATCGCCAAGCGGCTCGGTGAGCCCTCGGCCGTCTTCATCGGCGGCGCCGACAAGGCCTCGGCCGCGGCAGAGGCGCTGAAGGGCTACGGCGCGGAGAAGGTGTACGTCGTCGACGACACCGAGATCAAGGGCTACCTGGTGGCTCCGAAGGCCGAGGTGCTGCAGCAGATCGCCGAGAAGGCCTCGCCGTCCGCGATCCTGATCCCGTCGTCCGCGGAGGGCAAGGAGATCGCGGCGCGCCTGGCGATCAAGCTCTCCTCGGGCCTGATCACCGACGCCGTCGACGTCGTCGCCGGTGCCGACGGCGGTGCGGTGACGACCCAGTCGGTCTTCGCGGGCAACTTCACCGTGACCGCCAAGGTCACCCAGGGCATCCCGATCATCACCGTGAAGCCGAACGCGGCCTCTCCGGAGGAGGGTGCCGGTGCCGGTGCGGTGGAGGAGTTCGCCGCCACCGTCTCCGATGCCGCCAAGGGCGCCCAGATCGTCGCCGCGCAGCCGCGTCAGTCCACCGGTCGTCCGGAGCTGACCGAGGCCGCGATCGTGGTCTCCGGCGGTCGTGGCACCGGTGGTGACTTCGAGGCCGTCGAGGGTCTGGCCGACGCGCTGGGCGCGGCGGTCGGTGCCTCGCGTGCCGCCGTGGACTCCGGTTGGAAGCCGCACACCTTCCAGGTCGGTCAGACCGGCAAGGTGGTCTCCCCGCAGCTCTACGTCGCCAACGGGATCTCCGGCGCGATCCAGCACCGTGCCGGCATGCAGACCTCGAAGACGATCGTCGCGGTCAACAAGGACGAGGAGGCGCCGATCTTCGAGCTCGTCGACTTCGGCGTCGTCGGCGACCTGCACACCGTCCTCCCGGCGGTGACCGCGGAGGTCGAGAAGCGCAAGGGCTGA
- a CDS encoding serine protein kinase RIO, whose translation MTPEQTSTPDLTPGRAHAHPSDAHPTDPQTDAPTDDPGPDRRFVIDFAAYDDVADGQRWSTWLQVEPLCRGPEPRPSWVVTSQGAIDTDLGVLKTGKEADVHLLERADPHDPEQSVVMAAKRYRSAEHRTFHRAAAYTEGRSTRRSRDERALNRKSTFGRQVAAGEWAVAEWNALVRCWELGVPVPYPVQIDGTEILQEWIHVEEAGERHTAPRLAQTRPDPELLGSYYEQTRQALHTLVGAGLVHGDLSPYNVLAAGDRLVVIDLPQVLDLVGNAAGFDFLHRDCSNMCAWFRRRGLDVDPEELFAELMASAF comes from the coding sequence GTGACACCGGAGCAGACCTCCACCCCTGATCTCACCCCCGGCCGCGCGCACGCCCACCCCAGCGACGCCCACCCCACCGACCCGCAGACGGACGCACCGACCGACGACCCCGGCCCCGACCGGCGGTTCGTGATCGACTTCGCCGCCTACGACGACGTCGCCGACGGCCAACGCTGGTCCACCTGGCTCCAGGTCGAGCCGCTGTGCCGCGGGCCGGAGCCCCGACCGTCCTGGGTGGTCACCTCCCAGGGCGCGATCGACACCGACCTCGGCGTCCTGAAGACCGGCAAGGAGGCCGACGTCCACCTGCTCGAGCGTGCCGACCCGCACGACCCGGAGCAGTCCGTGGTGATGGCCGCCAAGCGCTACCGCAGCGCCGAGCACCGCACGTTCCACCGGGCGGCCGCGTACACCGAGGGGCGCAGCACCCGGCGCTCGCGTGACGAGCGAGCCCTCAACCGCAAGAGCACCTTCGGCCGCCAGGTCGCGGCCGGCGAGTGGGCGGTCGCGGAGTGGAACGCCCTGGTGCGCTGCTGGGAGCTGGGCGTCCCGGTGCCCTACCCGGTGCAGATCGACGGCACCGAGATCCTGCAGGAGTGGATCCACGTCGAGGAGGCCGGCGAGCGGCACACCGCGCCGCGCCTGGCCCAGACCCGGCCGGACCCCGAGCTGCTCGGCTCCTACTACGAGCAGACCCGGCAGGCGCTGCACACGCTGGTCGGCGCCGGGCTGGTGCACGGGGACCTCTCCCCCTACAACGTGCTCGCCGCCGGCGATCGGCTGGTGGTGATCGACCTGCCGCAGGTGCTGGACCTGGTCGGCAACGCCGCCGGGTTCGACTTCCTCCACCGCGACTGCAGCAACATGTGCGCCTGGTTCCGCCGTCGCGGGCTCGACGTCGACCCCGAGGAGCTCTTCGCCGAGCTGATGGCCTCGGCGTTCTGA